From a single Drosophila sulfurigaster albostrigata strain 15112-1811.04 chromosome 3, ASM2355843v2, whole genome shotgun sequence genomic region:
- the LOC133845192 gene encoding uncharacterized protein LOC133845192 isoform X2, whose translation MPSSSILTPPSTPPAYPYMNMNSKNNNNNGSKSWERELIGSFLLRMADKQVVSARSAWYVDKRTLRREFDQYIWSEPNSAEVRIKLSINGAFNIGTLLQRTNFLMNTPRGDPNYRIKSLALIEFRKEKYNAKDEKQRQTDLAVVSNVTDAENNGPITQKFVLDEKAESVPLKYQKTQKQQRYVDFELSSLGCYVCQRNFESIEKYEEHIEYHGDESDFESLQQMTKRAEPMLTLSYQTCVDSHYFGFTLQTELNDLVIEKFIIVQSRQFYYVHNSRLPVEVPATGQLIFFVDSHVFMILREQPIVIGYSQLVNGQRQHYVEQHHFMRTEALPKASFNVNPYRLSNSKQFRGGRLEPAIPPPAIVTALKRDAQDAQLRLAEYNKEYRNYCELGNELTQQNLHGTLRTLLQVEDIERLQCYVALKQSKMELHQFGKELSVKLQPNSRGISAEDVLSPGDDVLIINERSNIINQPEPGKANSIRQLLDNNGIILELALKDFDALIQWGHKVNELFGPPEKERREPRVYFARILGVSPQRVNITCERHLPDNTTFALVFRPVRAVLRYQYRALHQLKLTTSEHVQRLLFPSNISKQPVAIGALNLYNKNIARNPEQQQAVQQIAFCNKLPAPYIVFGPPGTGKTATICEAIYQLYVRRPETHILVLAGSNTACDEIALRLLRSISKVPNQTRPLTRIFAASCDRRIDNIDDLLLEYSNMYALHFYPDVQAVHNYRIVVCTLSLAGKLSTGGFGRDEDKRSVFSHVFVDEAAASTEAEVLMGITCTIAPCTNLILSGDHKQLGPVLQSQRAGDWGLSVSLFDRLIKRECYRLDENGDYNVAVQTRLRRNYRSHPEIVSLYSKLYYDNELLTEAALENVNRAKNWFHTPNEDFPIMFHSVFGTTMNSKSSVSLCNNKEIDAVMDYVKDLMYFGINGQKLAETDIGIISPYKNQYQRIQEQLNMRNWHQIDCGSVELFQGKEKQIIIVSFVRSFTEKLGFLNNSRRLNVLLSRPMSLLILIGNPRTLSKNDEFKHIIDMCRDRKTLVGSPYYPEDNKLSESSDGAGSGTAVKGSRTNGHVNNRTPHTPPPSTEENSTLGHSFKRTTTQKKSNFNAAKKMVYNKEELLKLGSQTPQVKKTDMDKLLEELPSVPRYVENESETIRSIREDMQKLFLNEKTNTASTLKPTISNMKKVPSSSPVISNKPSADIRANIKQSGNVASSTTSRASPLTSKIHYDIATEAVCSSFAPSAPPASPYLQRPSQYCHIPTDNSRFLHVGSRVNYSSHISSGRPTQHSPGLSEEYRQPPPFYNAHKPEPKKKSTCVIS comes from the exons atgcCGTCTTCTTCCATTTTGACGCCGCCATCGACACCTCCCGCTTATccatatatgaatatgaacagtaaaaacaacaacaacaacggtaGCAAGTCTTGGG AGCGAGAGCTCATTGGCAGCTTTCTGCTCCGTATGGCGGATAAGCAAGTGGTCAGCGCCCGGAGTGCCTGGTATGTGGACAAGCGTACGTTGCGAAGGGAATTCGATCAATACATATGGTCGGAGCCTAACAGCGCAGAGGTTCGCATAAAGCTCTCCATTAACGGAGCGTTCAAT ATCGGAACATTGTTGCAGCGAACGAACTTTTTGATGAACACCCCACGCGGCGATCCAAATTATCGCATTAAAAGCTTGGCTTTGATAGAGTTTCGAAAGGAGAAATACAATGCTAAAGATGAGAAGCAACGACAAACCGATCTTGCTGTCGTTAGCAATGTGACGGACGCTGAGAACAACGGCCCGATAAcccaaa AATTCGTACTGGACGAGAAGGCTGAATCGGTACCATTAAAATATCAGAAGACCCAAAAGCAACAGCGATACGTCGACTTTGAACTAAGCTCGTTGGGTTGCTATGTTTGTCAGCGCAATTTTGAGAGTATTGAGAAGTACGAGGAGCATATAGAATATCATGGTGATGAGTCAGATTTCGAATCGTTGCAGCAAATGACAAAGCG TGCCGAGCCAATGCTGACTTTATCGTATCAGACATGCGTGGACAGCCATTACTTTGGCTTTACGCTGCAGACTGAATTGAACGATCTGGTGATTGAGAAGTTCATCATTGTTCAGTCGCGGCAGTTCTATTATGTGCACAACAGTCGTCTGCCTGTGGAGGTGCCGGCTACTGGACAACTGATCTTCTTTGTGGACTCGCATGTCTTTATGATTTTGCGGGAGCAGCCCATTGTGATTGGGTACAGTCAGTTGGTGAATGGACAGCGTCAACATTACGTGGAGCAGCATCATTTTATGCGCACTGAGGCATTGCCCAAGGCCAGCTTCAATGTGAATCCGTATCGACTGTCCAACAGTAAGCAGTTTCGAGGCGGACGTCTCGAGCCGGCTATACCGCCGCCAGCAATTGTGACGGCATTGAAGCGCGATGCCCAGGATGCCCAACTGCGTCTGGCCGAGTACAACAAGGAGTATCGTAATTATTGTGAGCTGGGCAACGAGCTGACGCAACAAAATCTGCACGGAACATTGAGAACTCTGCTACAGGTAGAAGATATTGAGCGATTGCAGTGCTATGTGGCACTCAAGCAGTCCAAAATGGAGCTGCATCAGTTTGGCAAGGAGTTGTCCGTGAAATTGCAGCCAAATTCACGTGGAATTAGTGCTGAAGATGTCCTATCACCAGGAGATGATGTGTTAATCATTAACGAACGTAGCAACATCATTAACCAACCCGAGCCTGGCAAAGCCAATAGCATACGCCAACTATTGGACAACAATGGCATCATATTGGAGTTGGCACTTAAGGATTTCGATGCGCTCATTCAGTGGGGCCACAAGGTAAACGAGCTGTTCGGACCGCCGGAAAAAGAGCGACGCGAGCCGCGCGTTTACTTTGCCCGCATCTTGGGCGTATCGCCGCAGCGCGTCAATATCACCTGCGAACGCCATCTGCCCGATAATACCACATTTGCATTGGTGTTTCGACCAGTTCGCGCTGTTCTGCGCTATCAATATCGTGCTCTGCATCAACTGAAGCTAACTACGTCCGAGCATGTGCAGCGCTTATTATTTCCCTCCAATATTTCCAAGCAACCAGTCGCCATTGGCGCTTTGAACCTCTACAACAAGAACATCGCACGCAATCCTGAGCAACAGCAAGCGGTGCAACAGATCGCCTTTTGTAATAAGCTTCCAGCACCATACATTGTCTTCGGACCACCCGGTACAGGCAAAACGGCAACCATTTGCGAAGCCATTTATCAACTGTATGTTCGGCGTCCGGAGACCCATATACTAGTGCTCGCAGGCTCGAATACGGCCTGTGATGAGATTGCCTTGCGTCTGTTGCGCTCCATATCAAAGGTGCCCAATCAGACTCGTCCGCTCACTCGCATCTTTGCCGCCAGCTGCGATCGCCGCATTGATAACATTGATGATCTGTTGCTGGAGTACTCCAACATGTATGCCCTACATTTTTATCCGGACGTGCAGGCGGTGCACAACTACCGCATTGTGGTTTGCACCCTCAGCTTGGCCGGTAAACTATCGACGGGCGGTTTTGGACGCGACGAGGATAAACGTAGTGTTTTCTCCCATGTTTTTGTGGACGAGGCGGCTGCATCAACAGAAGCCGAGGTGCTTATGGGCATCACATGCACAATAGCACCATGCACCAATCTTATACTCTCTGGAGATCATAAGCAGCTTGGTCCAGTGTTGCAATCACAGCGTGCCGGCGATTGGGGACTGAGTGTCTCTCTGTTTGATCGTCTAATAAAGCGAGAGTGCTATCGCTTAGACGAGAATGGTGATTACAATGTAGCCGTGCAGACGCGATTGCGACGTAACTATCGTTCCCATCCTGAAATTGTATCGCTCTACAGTAAGCTTTATTACGACAACGAACTCTTGACGGAAGCTGCTTTGG AAAATGTAAATCGGGCTAAAAATTGGTTTCACACGCCAAACGAAGACTTTCCGATCATGTTTCATTCGGTTTTCGGCACGACAATGAATTCTAAAAGTTCAGTAAG TCTGTGCAACAATAAGGAGATCGATGCGGTTATGGATTATGTAAAGGATCTTATGTATTTCGGTATTAACGGTCAAAAGTTGGCGGAAACAGACATTGGCATAATATCGCCATATAAAAATCAGTATCAGCGCATCCAGGAGCAGCTCAACATGCGCAATTGGCATCAAATTGATTGTGGATCTGTTGAACTGTTCCAGGgaaaggaaaaacaaattattatcgTCTCATTTGTGCGCTCATTTACTGAAAAGCTGGGTTTTCTCAACAATAGTCGG CGTTTGAACGTACTGCTGTCACGGCCTATGTCTTTGTTAATCCTTATTGGTAATCCACGCACGCTTAGCAAGAACGATGAATTCAAACATATTATTGATATGTGTCGCGATCGAAAGACACTCGTCGGTTCGCCTTATTATCCGGAGGACAATAAACTGAGCGAATCGAGTGACGGCGCTGGCTCCGGCACCGCCGTTAAAGGATCTCGGACAAATGGTCATGTAAACAATCGCACACCACACACACCACCACCATCAACCGAGGAGAACTCAACATTGGGACACTCATTCAAGCGAA CAACAACGCAAAAGAAATCGAACTTTAATGCCGCCAAGAAGATGGTCTATAACAAGGAAGAACTTTTGAAGCTGGGATCTCAGACACCGCAAGTCAAGAAGACTGATATGGACAAGTTGCTTGAGGAATTACCCAGTGTTCCGCGTTATGTGGAAAATGAATCGGAAACAATTCGCTCAATTAGGGAAGATATGCAAAAGCTCTTCCTAAATGAGAAGACCAATACTGCTTCAACTCTGAAGCCAACCATATCAAATATGAAGAAGGTACCTTCATCTTCGCCAGTAATCAGTAATAAGCCTTCTGCTGATATACGTGCGAATATAAAACAATCTGGAAATGTGGCCTCTTCGACTACTTCAAGAGCATCACCATTGACTTCAAAAATTCACTACGATATTGCTACAGAGGCTGTCTGTTCCTCCTTTGCTCCTTCTGCTCCACCGGCCAGTCCCTATTTGCAACGCCCTTCGCAGTATTGTCACATTCCGACGGACAACTCGCGATTTTTGCATGTAGGTTCAAGAGTAAATTATTCATCACATATTTCGAGTGGAAGACCGACTCAGCATTCGCCAGGGCTCAGTGAAGAATACAGACAGCCGCCTCCGTTTTATAATGCACATAAACCGGAGCCTAAAAAGAAAAGCACTTGtgttatttcataa
- the LOC133845192 gene encoding uncharacterized protein LOC133845192 isoform X1 — MTKNKNQKKPFCQKKPPNWIDNATNTGTTTEMPSSSILTPPSTPPAYPYMNMNSKNNNNNGSKSWERELIGSFLLRMADKQVVSARSAWYVDKRTLRREFDQYIWSEPNSAEVRIKLSINGAFNIGTLLQRTNFLMNTPRGDPNYRIKSLALIEFRKEKYNAKDEKQRQTDLAVVSNVTDAENNGPITQKFVLDEKAESVPLKYQKTQKQQRYVDFELSSLGCYVCQRNFESIEKYEEHIEYHGDESDFESLQQMTKRAEPMLTLSYQTCVDSHYFGFTLQTELNDLVIEKFIIVQSRQFYYVHNSRLPVEVPATGQLIFFVDSHVFMILREQPIVIGYSQLVNGQRQHYVEQHHFMRTEALPKASFNVNPYRLSNSKQFRGGRLEPAIPPPAIVTALKRDAQDAQLRLAEYNKEYRNYCELGNELTQQNLHGTLRTLLQVEDIERLQCYVALKQSKMELHQFGKELSVKLQPNSRGISAEDVLSPGDDVLIINERSNIINQPEPGKANSIRQLLDNNGIILELALKDFDALIQWGHKVNELFGPPEKERREPRVYFARILGVSPQRVNITCERHLPDNTTFALVFRPVRAVLRYQYRALHQLKLTTSEHVQRLLFPSNISKQPVAIGALNLYNKNIARNPEQQQAVQQIAFCNKLPAPYIVFGPPGTGKTATICEAIYQLYVRRPETHILVLAGSNTACDEIALRLLRSISKVPNQTRPLTRIFAASCDRRIDNIDDLLLEYSNMYALHFYPDVQAVHNYRIVVCTLSLAGKLSTGGFGRDEDKRSVFSHVFVDEAAASTEAEVLMGITCTIAPCTNLILSGDHKQLGPVLQSQRAGDWGLSVSLFDRLIKRECYRLDENGDYNVAVQTRLRRNYRSHPEIVSLYSKLYYDNELLTEAALENVNRAKNWFHTPNEDFPIMFHSVFGTTMNSKSSVSLCNNKEIDAVMDYVKDLMYFGINGQKLAETDIGIISPYKNQYQRIQEQLNMRNWHQIDCGSVELFQGKEKQIIIVSFVRSFTEKLGFLNNSRRLNVLLSRPMSLLILIGNPRTLSKNDEFKHIIDMCRDRKTLVGSPYYPEDNKLSESSDGAGSGTAVKGSRTNGHVNNRTPHTPPPSTEENSTLGHSFKRTTTQKKSNFNAAKKMVYNKEELLKLGSQTPQVKKTDMDKLLEELPSVPRYVENESETIRSIREDMQKLFLNEKTNTASTLKPTISNMKKVPSSSPVISNKPSADIRANIKQSGNVASSTTSRASPLTSKIHYDIATEAVCSSFAPSAPPASPYLQRPSQYCHIPTDNSRFLHVGSRVNYSSHISSGRPTQHSPGLSEEYRQPPPFYNAHKPEPKKKSTCVIS; from the exons atgacaaagaataaaaaccaaaaaaagccCTTTTGCCAAAAGAAGCCGCCCAATTGGATTGACAACGCAACTAAtacaggaacaacaacagaaatgcCGTCTTCTTCCATTTTGACGCCGCCATCGACACCTCCCGCTTATccatatatgaatatgaacagtaaaaacaacaacaacaacggtaGCAAGTCTTGGG AGCGAGAGCTCATTGGCAGCTTTCTGCTCCGTATGGCGGATAAGCAAGTGGTCAGCGCCCGGAGTGCCTGGTATGTGGACAAGCGTACGTTGCGAAGGGAATTCGATCAATACATATGGTCGGAGCCTAACAGCGCAGAGGTTCGCATAAAGCTCTCCATTAACGGAGCGTTCAAT ATCGGAACATTGTTGCAGCGAACGAACTTTTTGATGAACACCCCACGCGGCGATCCAAATTATCGCATTAAAAGCTTGGCTTTGATAGAGTTTCGAAAGGAGAAATACAATGCTAAAGATGAGAAGCAACGACAAACCGATCTTGCTGTCGTTAGCAATGTGACGGACGCTGAGAACAACGGCCCGATAAcccaaa AATTCGTACTGGACGAGAAGGCTGAATCGGTACCATTAAAATATCAGAAGACCCAAAAGCAACAGCGATACGTCGACTTTGAACTAAGCTCGTTGGGTTGCTATGTTTGTCAGCGCAATTTTGAGAGTATTGAGAAGTACGAGGAGCATATAGAATATCATGGTGATGAGTCAGATTTCGAATCGTTGCAGCAAATGACAAAGCG TGCCGAGCCAATGCTGACTTTATCGTATCAGACATGCGTGGACAGCCATTACTTTGGCTTTACGCTGCAGACTGAATTGAACGATCTGGTGATTGAGAAGTTCATCATTGTTCAGTCGCGGCAGTTCTATTATGTGCACAACAGTCGTCTGCCTGTGGAGGTGCCGGCTACTGGACAACTGATCTTCTTTGTGGACTCGCATGTCTTTATGATTTTGCGGGAGCAGCCCATTGTGATTGGGTACAGTCAGTTGGTGAATGGACAGCGTCAACATTACGTGGAGCAGCATCATTTTATGCGCACTGAGGCATTGCCCAAGGCCAGCTTCAATGTGAATCCGTATCGACTGTCCAACAGTAAGCAGTTTCGAGGCGGACGTCTCGAGCCGGCTATACCGCCGCCAGCAATTGTGACGGCATTGAAGCGCGATGCCCAGGATGCCCAACTGCGTCTGGCCGAGTACAACAAGGAGTATCGTAATTATTGTGAGCTGGGCAACGAGCTGACGCAACAAAATCTGCACGGAACATTGAGAACTCTGCTACAGGTAGAAGATATTGAGCGATTGCAGTGCTATGTGGCACTCAAGCAGTCCAAAATGGAGCTGCATCAGTTTGGCAAGGAGTTGTCCGTGAAATTGCAGCCAAATTCACGTGGAATTAGTGCTGAAGATGTCCTATCACCAGGAGATGATGTGTTAATCATTAACGAACGTAGCAACATCATTAACCAACCCGAGCCTGGCAAAGCCAATAGCATACGCCAACTATTGGACAACAATGGCATCATATTGGAGTTGGCACTTAAGGATTTCGATGCGCTCATTCAGTGGGGCCACAAGGTAAACGAGCTGTTCGGACCGCCGGAAAAAGAGCGACGCGAGCCGCGCGTTTACTTTGCCCGCATCTTGGGCGTATCGCCGCAGCGCGTCAATATCACCTGCGAACGCCATCTGCCCGATAATACCACATTTGCATTGGTGTTTCGACCAGTTCGCGCTGTTCTGCGCTATCAATATCGTGCTCTGCATCAACTGAAGCTAACTACGTCCGAGCATGTGCAGCGCTTATTATTTCCCTCCAATATTTCCAAGCAACCAGTCGCCATTGGCGCTTTGAACCTCTACAACAAGAACATCGCACGCAATCCTGAGCAACAGCAAGCGGTGCAACAGATCGCCTTTTGTAATAAGCTTCCAGCACCATACATTGTCTTCGGACCACCCGGTACAGGCAAAACGGCAACCATTTGCGAAGCCATTTATCAACTGTATGTTCGGCGTCCGGAGACCCATATACTAGTGCTCGCAGGCTCGAATACGGCCTGTGATGAGATTGCCTTGCGTCTGTTGCGCTCCATATCAAAGGTGCCCAATCAGACTCGTCCGCTCACTCGCATCTTTGCCGCCAGCTGCGATCGCCGCATTGATAACATTGATGATCTGTTGCTGGAGTACTCCAACATGTATGCCCTACATTTTTATCCGGACGTGCAGGCGGTGCACAACTACCGCATTGTGGTTTGCACCCTCAGCTTGGCCGGTAAACTATCGACGGGCGGTTTTGGACGCGACGAGGATAAACGTAGTGTTTTCTCCCATGTTTTTGTGGACGAGGCGGCTGCATCAACAGAAGCCGAGGTGCTTATGGGCATCACATGCACAATAGCACCATGCACCAATCTTATACTCTCTGGAGATCATAAGCAGCTTGGTCCAGTGTTGCAATCACAGCGTGCCGGCGATTGGGGACTGAGTGTCTCTCTGTTTGATCGTCTAATAAAGCGAGAGTGCTATCGCTTAGACGAGAATGGTGATTACAATGTAGCCGTGCAGACGCGATTGCGACGTAACTATCGTTCCCATCCTGAAATTGTATCGCTCTACAGTAAGCTTTATTACGACAACGAACTCTTGACGGAAGCTGCTTTGG AAAATGTAAATCGGGCTAAAAATTGGTTTCACACGCCAAACGAAGACTTTCCGATCATGTTTCATTCGGTTTTCGGCACGACAATGAATTCTAAAAGTTCAGTAAG TCTGTGCAACAATAAGGAGATCGATGCGGTTATGGATTATGTAAAGGATCTTATGTATTTCGGTATTAACGGTCAAAAGTTGGCGGAAACAGACATTGGCATAATATCGCCATATAAAAATCAGTATCAGCGCATCCAGGAGCAGCTCAACATGCGCAATTGGCATCAAATTGATTGTGGATCTGTTGAACTGTTCCAGGgaaaggaaaaacaaattattatcgTCTCATTTGTGCGCTCATTTACTGAAAAGCTGGGTTTTCTCAACAATAGTCGG CGTTTGAACGTACTGCTGTCACGGCCTATGTCTTTGTTAATCCTTATTGGTAATCCACGCACGCTTAGCAAGAACGATGAATTCAAACATATTATTGATATGTGTCGCGATCGAAAGACACTCGTCGGTTCGCCTTATTATCCGGAGGACAATAAACTGAGCGAATCGAGTGACGGCGCTGGCTCCGGCACCGCCGTTAAAGGATCTCGGACAAATGGTCATGTAAACAATCGCACACCACACACACCACCACCATCAACCGAGGAGAACTCAACATTGGGACACTCATTCAAGCGAA CAACAACGCAAAAGAAATCGAACTTTAATGCCGCCAAGAAGATGGTCTATAACAAGGAAGAACTTTTGAAGCTGGGATCTCAGACACCGCAAGTCAAGAAGACTGATATGGACAAGTTGCTTGAGGAATTACCCAGTGTTCCGCGTTATGTGGAAAATGAATCGGAAACAATTCGCTCAATTAGGGAAGATATGCAAAAGCTCTTCCTAAATGAGAAGACCAATACTGCTTCAACTCTGAAGCCAACCATATCAAATATGAAGAAGGTACCTTCATCTTCGCCAGTAATCAGTAATAAGCCTTCTGCTGATATACGTGCGAATATAAAACAATCTGGAAATGTGGCCTCTTCGACTACTTCAAGAGCATCACCATTGACTTCAAAAATTCACTACGATATTGCTACAGAGGCTGTCTGTTCCTCCTTTGCTCCTTCTGCTCCACCGGCCAGTCCCTATTTGCAACGCCCTTCGCAGTATTGTCACATTCCGACGGACAACTCGCGATTTTTGCATGTAGGTTCAAGAGTAAATTATTCATCACATATTTCGAGTGGAAGACCGACTCAGCATTCGCCAGGGCTCAGTGAAGAATACAGACAGCCGCCTCCGTTTTATAATGCACATAAACCGGAGCCTAAAAAGAAAAGCACTTGtgttatttcataa
- the LOC133840791 gene encoding uncharacterized protein LOC133840791 yields the protein MSARNRLTISNLVDTPHCNRMATPLSSHKTGARQRATGGDGDGGSVILKASSTAACRIPASGRQEKSNIASTLRAASIRNKASGEKVVSPRKGKTSVNGDKKFPDRLATIGASKQSDRMWPTRKTAVGASTVIKDKLEEVQNNGRIDDEPATIFMLDTGIQTDEAEIMNRDLLVGDIKLLMPSAQITRKIDKTRRESPNKSKRESKRKFDSHERDEEQHLDELKEYMERTCVTKRAPKKPSSILPHFESAQYSNVFKSMDEFFTREIPKTESITNIQDRIKRKEEELMSMFDGVDVQKASESESEA from the coding sequence ATGAGCGCACGAAATAGATTGACTATATCAAATTTGGTAGATACTCCACATTGTAACAGAATGGCGACGCCGCTATCATCACACAAAACCGGAGCTAGGCAACGCGCAACCGGAGGCGATGGTGATGGAGGCAGCGTCATCTTAAAAGCATCGTCTACAGCTGCTTGTCGGATACCTGCATCTGGGCGTCAGGAGAAGTCTAATATTGCTTCAACGCTACGTGCTGCTAGCATTCGTAATAAGGCATCTGGTGAAAAAGTAGTCAGTCCCCGTAAAGGAAAAACTTCAGTAAATGGCGACAAAAAGTTCCCAGATAGACTAGCTACGATCGGTGCTTCAAAACAATCGGATCGCATGTGGCCAACTCGAAAGACTGCTGTAGGCGCTTCCACAgtaataaaagataaattaGAAGAAGTTCAAAATAATGGTAGGATAGATGATGAGCCAGCAACTATCTTCATGCTTGACACTGGAATTCAAACTGATGAGGCAGAAATAATGAATCGTGACTTACTCGTCGGGGATATTAAGCTTTTGATGCCCTCGGCACAAATTACCAGAAAAATTGACAAGACGCGCCGCGAAAGTCCAAATAAAAGTAAGCGCGAATCAAAGCGTAAGTTTGATTCCCATGAGCGAGATGAGGAACAGCATTTGGACGAACTGAAGGAGTATATGGAACGCACATGTGTAACAAAACGTGCTCCCAAGAAGCCGTCTTCAATTTTACCTCACTTTGAGTCAGCGCAATACAGTAATGTATTCAAATCTATGGATGAATTTTTTACTCGTGAAATTCCTAAAACTGAGTCTATAACAAATATACAGGATCGAATTAAACGGAAGGAGGAAGAACTTATGAGCATGTTTGATGGTGTGGATGTTCAGAAAGCGTCTGAGTCGGAATCTGAAGcctaa
- the LOC133840788 gene encoding GPI mannosyltransferase 2, whose protein sequence is MTLKVTKLALSSRLIVLAVQLVSNWVVPDHKPDVFRMPLPPEGYTKGPLPWLDKLIVGCLNGLRHWDGEYFLHIANNLYTYENTLAFYPLYPTMVRYIAMACQSLYVPLSMQSLTLVVGVALNVWLFCEAANLLYQLTQRMFNDLNKSWNAALIFCFNPASIFFSAVYSESCFAYTSFFLMLECVKPHQKFNYIRIGASLSACIMCRSNGLIALGFPLYFFLRHVLLTANAKRCRQVFKMSLAVIVPLIILHAYYFYIYRLYCIPSVKVNIPQHVQAYASERNYLLAGRGPEGSPWCQYTLPFPYNYVQSNYWDVGFLRYYQWSQLPNFILALPMLLFMNWHCCDYLWSFATRKWAPTSSWRDVLKVQKTLPFVLHGAFLTLVCALFVHIQVSTRLLASATPIFYWFAADHMPRSLDQLKFRTKAGALFFWCTVYCACGTVLFSNNYPWT, encoded by the coding sequence ATGACACTGAAAGTAACAAAGCTGGCACTTTCAAGTCGCCTAATTGTCTTGGCTGTGCAACTGGTGTCCAACTGGGTGGTGCCCGATCATAAGCCGGATGTTTTTCGTATGCCTCTGCCACCGGAAGGCTATACAAAAGGTCCTCTGCCCTGGCTGGACAAGCTGATTGTGGGCTGCTTGAATGGACTACGCCACTGGGATGGAGAATACTTTTTGCATATTGCCAACAATTTATACACTTACGAGAATACGCTGGCCTTCTATCCACTGTATCCGACCATGGTGCGTTACATTGCAATGGCTTGCCAGAGTTTATATGTGCCATTGTCGATGCAATCGCTTACGCTggttgtgggcgtggcattaaATGTGTGGCTCTTCTGTGAGGCGGCCAATCTGCTGTATCAGCTGACACAACGAATGTTCAATGACTTGAACAAGAGCTGGAATGCAGCATTAATATTTTGCTTCAATCCGGCAAGTATTTTCTTCAGTGCCGTCTACTCAGAGTCATGCTTTGCGTACACCAGCTTTTTCCTGATGCTCGAGTGTGTCAAGCCACATCAAAAGTTCAACTATATTCGTATCGGCGCCAGTCTATCGGCTTGCATTATGTGTCGCTCCAACGGCCTGATTGCCTTAGGATTCCCACTCTACTTCTTCCTTCGCCATGTGCTGCTGACAGCAAATGCGAAGCGTTGTCGTCAAGTTTTCAAAATGTCATTGGCTGTGATTGTGCCGCTTATCATCCTGCACGCTTACTATTTCTACATCTATCGGCTATATTGCATACCCAGCGTTAAAGTGAACATTCCTCAACATGTCCAGGCATACGCCAGCGAACGTAATTACCTGCTCGCGGGTCGAGGACCCGAAGGATCGCCATGGTGCCAATACACCTTGCCTTTCCCCTACAACTATGTGCAATCAAACTATTGGGATGTTGGCTTCTTGCGCTACTACCAGTGGAGTCAGCTGCCTAATTTCATTTTGGCGCTGCCCATGCTACTCTTTATGAACTGGCATTGTTGTGATTATTTGTGGTCATTTGCCACCAGGAAGTGGGCACCTACCTCAAGCTGGCGGGATGTGCTGAAGGTTCAAAAAACGCTACCATTTGTGCTTCACGGCGCATTTTTAACGTTGGTGTGTGCCCTGTTCGTTCACATTCAGGTGTCGACACGCTTGCTGGCATCAGCAACGCCCATTTTCTATTGGTTTGCTGCAGATCATATGCCGCGATCACTGGATCAGCTGAAGTTTCGCACAAAAGCTGGTGCTCTCTTCTTTTGGTGTACCGTATACTGTGCATGTGGCACCGTCCTGTTCAGCAACAATTATCCCTGGACTTGA